Proteins co-encoded in one Malus domestica chromosome 09, GDT2T_hap1 genomic window:
- the LOC103443184 gene encoding two-pore potassium channel 3-like: protein MDEPLLSRIQTALGVGGDDQQVASSSRSTARTPRTPRRRSYPSGYLDVLNSDVIVPIITTPNSSSYANLLANLNKNKRRQLKHRSHSAPSVFTDIKELIQDSVDDPRPAPKSTPLIVRQAFIGVIIYVIIGIVIILTTGGFKGEATYKPVDALYFIVVTLCTIGYGDIVPDTTGTKLFTCFFILVGFGFIDILLNGLVVYICDRQESVLLSTVDETKFNNMIQTYMIDKEKGRMRIRIKVALALGVVIGCIAIGTITVHFLEKMSWVDSFYLSVTSVTTVGYGDFAFQTVAGRCFAIIWLLFSTLAVARAFLYLTELRIDKRNRRIAKWVLQKEITLRDLLAADLDNDGCISKAEFVIYKLKEMGRVAENDIMQICKQFDSLEHSNNDKITLVDLMGSDM from the exons ATGGACGAACCTTTACTTTCCAGGATTCAGACAGCACTTGGTGTCGGAGGTGACGATCAACAAGTAGCGTCTTCGAGCAGATCAACGGCCAGAACACCCAGAACACCGCGAAGAAGAAGCTACCCCTCAGGTTACCTTGATGTACTCAACTCCGATGTTATTGTCCCCATCATCACAACACCAAACTCTTCCTCCTACGCCAATCTCCTCGCGAACCTGAACAAGAACAAGCGGAGACAGCTCAAGCACCGCTCCCACTCAGCTCCCTCGGTGTTCACTGACATCAAGGAGCTGATTCAAGACTCCGTCGATGATCCAAGACCTGCCCCTAAATCAACCCCTCTCATCGTTCGCCAAGCTTTCATCGGTGTCATTATCTATGTCATCATCGGCATTGTCATAATCTTGACAACCGGGGGTTTCAAGGGAGAAGCCACTTACAAGCCGGTTGATGCCTTGTACTTCATTGTGGTCACGCTCTGTACGATTGGCTATGGTGACATTGTTCCTGACACGACCGGTACCAAGCTCTTCACCTGTTTCTTCATCTTGGTCGGTTTTGGATTCATCGATATTCTGCTCAACGGTTTGGTGGTGTACATCTGCGACAGGCAAGAATCGGTGTTGTTGAGCACCGTCGATGAGACGAAGTTCAACAACATGATTCAGACGTACATGATCGACAAAGAGAAAGGACGAATGAGGATAAGGATCAAGGTAGCGTTGGCACTGGGAGTGGTGATTGGTTGTATAGCTATAGGGACAATTACAGTACATTTTCTCGAGAAGATGAGTTGGGTTGATAGTTTCTACCTCTCTGTTACTTCAGTCACAACTGTAGGTTACGGCGATTTCGCTTTCCAGACAGTTGCGGGTAGGTGTTTTGCAATAATCTGGTTACTGTTTAGCACATTAGCTGTTGCTAGGGCTTTTCTGTACCTGACCGAGCTTAGAATCGACAAGCGGAATCGTCGAATCGCGAAATGGGTTCTTCAGAAGGAGATCACCCTCAGGGATTTGTTGGCAGCAGACCTGGATAATGATGGATGCATCAG CAAAGCGGAGTTCGTCATATACAAGCTTAAGGAGATGGGGAGAGTGGCAGAGAATGATATTATGCAGATATGCAAGCAATTTGATTCTTTGGAACATAGCAACAATGACAAAATTACTCTTGTTGATCTAATGGGAAGCGACATGTGA
- the LOC103443300 gene encoding uncharacterized protein isoform X1 has translation MGSETKNGVAAAAAQFPPMTNKIIQSLKEIVNCPEPEIYSVLKECNMDPNDAVQRLLSLDTFHEVKSKRERRKEIKETQDSKPRVHSAGSNRGAKGSNEHTGGWCGSTQTGSNEPGKAAYKGQNGFVSPHTPASHFTGGATSQQPSSQRESFSTSIRPGDAVCVSLQPSTGNQSTSGTSLGNLSMADIVKMGRPPSMGSRILSDTSLHQDAFSTNSCNSHVESSQTEMHQYMHFHNPRVSEMIHKTGDSAGQNDFHDEWPVIEQPTAVNRSSALNANQSKFYINESNVPRDYQSHKVQLSEGNISSESLSSDCIAFASSRQKMVDGSGGKSYYVDDLSSNSSSDESRRSAYEDGKGTVIDSNAPYPNHSASNDVSVASATMRMQQLNLRKEEDQDNCAVVLPNNLQELAADCSHLSFGTFRPSQGSALSSKPSNSVKNDLGGSSAGEAGVDVFSAGRLDTRNSGYNHDELLGYMYNTGRASIGAKNYDFPVPSQPDLIKQDILEATHGHRDSSTSSLRNFNSENIERATSGLPFAKADPEFRNIPLQNNMAYSDSIRSDLLESFQQFLVKPSVPSRYNSVVSSVKNPTSSMSEALRPGAVPLSEVSSVLPQRHAARSYAQPTHSYEQLANIIGYPSMPQAQNYSPMPSNLQQEYLGGSAFHQSGASMEYNFPQYRSGASVSRLPTSAAAAGRGSFGASNNNHGSFLHNASATPGSIADYDDVFRPQYKDGNHLTALYQSSRTLPSVPDSAFNNLLGQNQQHAGYRQGQAGQLPSQLQSYRGHPDFYHSQVDVTQELQRQRLNDLGLGGFQDLSPQQLHQIWQGTY, from the exons ATGGGGAGCGAGACGAAGAATGGAGTGGCGGCAGCGGCGGCGCAGTTTCCGCCGATGACGAATAAGATTATACAGAGCCTGAAGGAGATTGTTAACTGTCCGGAGCCTGAGATCTACTCGGTGCTTAAAGAGTGCAATATGGACCCGAACGACGCCGTTCAGCGCCTGCTCTCTTTAG ATACTTTTCATGAAGTCAAGAGCAAACGTGAAAGAAGGAAAGAG ATAAAGGAGACACAAGACTCCAAGCCACGAGTTCACAGCGCAGGTTCAAATCGTGGTGCTAAAGGTAGTAATGAGCATACTGGTGGATGGTGTGGATCAACTCAAACTGGTTCCAATG AGCCCGGTAAAGCTGCTTATAAGGGACAAAATGGGTTTGTTTCACCTCATACTCCAGCTTCTCACTTTACAGGAGGAGCCACAAGCCAGCAACCTTCATCTCAGCG TGAATCTTTTAGTACTTCAATAAGGCCAGGTGATGCAGTCTGTGTATCTCTACAACCTTCTACGGGAAATCAATCTACTTCCGGAACCAGCTTGGGGAATCTTTCAATGGCCGACATTGTTAAGATGGGTAGACCACCTAGCATGGGCTCACGTATTTTATCTGATACATCTTTGCATCAGGATGCATTTTCTACAAATTCATGTAATAGCCACGTTGAATCTTCCCAAACAGAGATGCACCAATATATGCACTTTCATAATCCTCGTGTGTCAGAGATGATACATAAAACTGGTGATAGTGCTGGACAGAACGATTTCCATGATGAATGGCCTGTGATTGAGCAGCCAACGGCTGTAAATAGGTCATCAGCTTTAAATGCAAATCAATCTAAGTTTTATATCAATGAATCCAATGTGCCAAGGGATTACCAGTCACATAAGGTCCAACTATCAGAGGGGAATATTAGTAGCGAAAGTCTTAGTTCAGACTGCATTGCTTTTGCTTCCAGTAGACAGAAGATGGTGGATGGTTCCGGTGGAAAATCATATTATGTTGATGATTTGTCTTCCAATTCTAGTTCCGACGAATCTCGTAGGTCTGCATATGAGGATGGAAAAG GAACTGTTATTGATTCAAATGCACCATATCCAAATCATTCTGCCTCTAATGATGTTTCTGTGGCATCAGCTACTATGAGAATGCAACAACTGAATTTAAGAAAGGAGGAAGATCAAGATAATTGTGCAGTAGTCCTTCCAAATAATTTGCAAGAATTGGCTGCCGATTGTTCGCATTTGAGTTTTGGCACCTTTAGACCGTCTCAAGGTTCTGCATTATCCAGCAAGCCATCTAATTCCGTGAAAAATGACTTGGGAGGATCTTCTGCAGGAGAAGCAGGAGTTGATGTTTTCTCAGCTGGGCGCTTGGATACAAG AAATTCAGGGTACAATCATGACGAACTTCTTGGATACATGTATAATACTGGGAGAGCAAGCATAGGTgctaaaaattatgattttccAGTACCTTCACAGCCAGATCTGATAAAACAGGATATCCTTGAAGCAACCCATGGACATAGAGACAGCTCTACCTCATCACTACGTAATTTTAATTCTGAGAACATTGAAAGAGCAACTTCTGGATTGCCCTTTGCAAAGGCAGATCCTGAATTCAGAAATATTCCTCTTCAAAACAATATG GCATATTCAGATTCTATACGAAGTGATCTATTGGAGTCATTCCAACAGTTTTTGGTGAAGCCATCTGTGCCTTCAAGATACAACAGTGTAGTTTCATCCGTAAAGAACCCAACTAGTTCCATGTCCGAG GCTCTGAGACCAGGCGCTGTACCGTTATCTGAGGTGTCTTCTGTACTTCCTCAGCGCCATGCAGCCCGTTCATATGCTCAACCTACCCATTCTTACGAACAGTTAGCAAACATTATTGGGTACCCTTCCATGCCTCAGGCTCAGAACTACTCGCCTATGCCATCAAATTTGCAGCAAGAATATCTAGGTGGTAGTGCATTCCATCAGTCAGGGGCTAGCATGGAATACAACTTCCCTCAGTATAGAAGTGGAGCCTCAGTAAGCAGATTGCCTAcgtctgctgctgctgctggtcGTGGAAGTTTTGGGGCCTCTAATAACAATCACGGGAGTTTCTTGCATAATGCATCTGCTACTCCCGGCAGCATAGCTGACTATGATGATGTTTTCCGCCCTCAGTACAAGGATGGAAACCATTTAACCGCTCTTTATCAG AGTTCAAGAACATTGCCTTCCGTTCCAGACAGTGCATTTAACAACTTACTTGGGCAGAATCAACAGCATGCAGGATATCGACAAGGGCAGGCTGGACAGCTGCCGTCCCAGTTGCAGAGTTATCGAGGACACCCGGATTTCTATCATTCCCAAGTGGACGTAACACAAGAACTTCAGCGGCAACGCCTCAATGATTTAGGCTTAGGAGGTTTCCAAGACCTGTCACCTCAGCAGTTGCACCAGATTTGGCAGGGGACCTACTAG
- the LOC103443300 gene encoding uncharacterized protein isoform X2, translated as MGSETKNGVAAAAAQFPPMTNKIIQSLKEIVNCPEPEIYSVLKECNMDPNDAVQRLLSLDTFHEVKSKRERRKEIKETQDSKPRVHSAGSNRGAKGSNEHTGGWCGSTQTGSNEPGKAAYKGQNGFVSPHTPASHFTGGATSQQPSSQRESFSTSIRPGDAVCVSLQPSTGNQSTSGTSLGNLSMADIVKMGRPPSMGSRILSDTSLHQDAFSTNSCNSHVESSQTEMHQYMHFHNPRVSEMIHKTGDSAGQNDFHDEWPVIEQPTAVNRSSALNANQSKFYINESNVPRDYQSHKVQLSEGNISSESLSSDCIAFASSRQKMVDGSGGKSYYVDDLSSNSSSDESRRSAYEDGKATMRMQQLNLRKEEDQDNCAVVLPNNLQELAADCSHLSFGTFRPSQGSALSSKPSNSVKNDLGGSSAGEAGVDVFSAGRLDTRNSGYNHDELLGYMYNTGRASIGAKNYDFPVPSQPDLIKQDILEATHGHRDSSTSSLRNFNSENIERATSGLPFAKADPEFRNIPLQNNMAYSDSIRSDLLESFQQFLVKPSVPSRYNSVVSSVKNPTSSMSEALRPGAVPLSEVSSVLPQRHAARSYAQPTHSYEQLANIIGYPSMPQAQNYSPMPSNLQQEYLGGSAFHQSGASMEYNFPQYRSGASVSRLPTSAAAAGRGSFGASNNNHGSFLHNASATPGSIADYDDVFRPQYKDGNHLTALYQSSRTLPSVPDSAFNNLLGQNQQHAGYRQGQAGQLPSQLQSYRGHPDFYHSQVDVTQELQRQRLNDLGLGGFQDLSPQQLHQIWQGTY; from the exons ATGGGGAGCGAGACGAAGAATGGAGTGGCGGCAGCGGCGGCGCAGTTTCCGCCGATGACGAATAAGATTATACAGAGCCTGAAGGAGATTGTTAACTGTCCGGAGCCTGAGATCTACTCGGTGCTTAAAGAGTGCAATATGGACCCGAACGACGCCGTTCAGCGCCTGCTCTCTTTAG ATACTTTTCATGAAGTCAAGAGCAAACGTGAAAGAAGGAAAGAG ATAAAGGAGACACAAGACTCCAAGCCACGAGTTCACAGCGCAGGTTCAAATCGTGGTGCTAAAGGTAGTAATGAGCATACTGGTGGATGGTGTGGATCAACTCAAACTGGTTCCAATG AGCCCGGTAAAGCTGCTTATAAGGGACAAAATGGGTTTGTTTCACCTCATACTCCAGCTTCTCACTTTACAGGAGGAGCCACAAGCCAGCAACCTTCATCTCAGCG TGAATCTTTTAGTACTTCAATAAGGCCAGGTGATGCAGTCTGTGTATCTCTACAACCTTCTACGGGAAATCAATCTACTTCCGGAACCAGCTTGGGGAATCTTTCAATGGCCGACATTGTTAAGATGGGTAGACCACCTAGCATGGGCTCACGTATTTTATCTGATACATCTTTGCATCAGGATGCATTTTCTACAAATTCATGTAATAGCCACGTTGAATCTTCCCAAACAGAGATGCACCAATATATGCACTTTCATAATCCTCGTGTGTCAGAGATGATACATAAAACTGGTGATAGTGCTGGACAGAACGATTTCCATGATGAATGGCCTGTGATTGAGCAGCCAACGGCTGTAAATAGGTCATCAGCTTTAAATGCAAATCAATCTAAGTTTTATATCAATGAATCCAATGTGCCAAGGGATTACCAGTCACATAAGGTCCAACTATCAGAGGGGAATATTAGTAGCGAAAGTCTTAGTTCAGACTGCATTGCTTTTGCTTCCAGTAGACAGAAGATGGTGGATGGTTCCGGTGGAAAATCATATTATGTTGATGATTTGTCTTCCAATTCTAGTTCCGACGAATCTCGTAGGTCTGCATATGAGGATGGAAAAG CTACTATGAGAATGCAACAACTGAATTTAAGAAAGGAGGAAGATCAAGATAATTGTGCAGTAGTCCTTCCAAATAATTTGCAAGAATTGGCTGCCGATTGTTCGCATTTGAGTTTTGGCACCTTTAGACCGTCTCAAGGTTCTGCATTATCCAGCAAGCCATCTAATTCCGTGAAAAATGACTTGGGAGGATCTTCTGCAGGAGAAGCAGGAGTTGATGTTTTCTCAGCTGGGCGCTTGGATACAAG AAATTCAGGGTACAATCATGACGAACTTCTTGGATACATGTATAATACTGGGAGAGCAAGCATAGGTgctaaaaattatgattttccAGTACCTTCACAGCCAGATCTGATAAAACAGGATATCCTTGAAGCAACCCATGGACATAGAGACAGCTCTACCTCATCACTACGTAATTTTAATTCTGAGAACATTGAAAGAGCAACTTCTGGATTGCCCTTTGCAAAGGCAGATCCTGAATTCAGAAATATTCCTCTTCAAAACAATATG GCATATTCAGATTCTATACGAAGTGATCTATTGGAGTCATTCCAACAGTTTTTGGTGAAGCCATCTGTGCCTTCAAGATACAACAGTGTAGTTTCATCCGTAAAGAACCCAACTAGTTCCATGTCCGAG GCTCTGAGACCAGGCGCTGTACCGTTATCTGAGGTGTCTTCTGTACTTCCTCAGCGCCATGCAGCCCGTTCATATGCTCAACCTACCCATTCTTACGAACAGTTAGCAAACATTATTGGGTACCCTTCCATGCCTCAGGCTCAGAACTACTCGCCTATGCCATCAAATTTGCAGCAAGAATATCTAGGTGGTAGTGCATTCCATCAGTCAGGGGCTAGCATGGAATACAACTTCCCTCAGTATAGAAGTGGAGCCTCAGTAAGCAGATTGCCTAcgtctgctgctgctgctggtcGTGGAAGTTTTGGGGCCTCTAATAACAATCACGGGAGTTTCTTGCATAATGCATCTGCTACTCCCGGCAGCATAGCTGACTATGATGATGTTTTCCGCCCTCAGTACAAGGATGGAAACCATTTAACCGCTCTTTATCAG AGTTCAAGAACATTGCCTTCCGTTCCAGACAGTGCATTTAACAACTTACTTGGGCAGAATCAACAGCATGCAGGATATCGACAAGGGCAGGCTGGACAGCTGCCGTCCCAGTTGCAGAGTTATCGAGGACACCCGGATTTCTATCATTCCCAAGTGGACGTAACACAAGAACTTCAGCGGCAACGCCTCAATGATTTAGGCTTAGGAGGTTTCCAAGACCTGTCACCTCAGCAGTTGCACCAGATTTGGCAGGGGACCTACTAG
- the LOC103443185 gene encoding AT-hook motif nuclear-localized protein 16, with protein sequence MAGGADLAAPSVVSKTVIDRRQDADKSNSHHRPGIDAMPMAPKLPKEVTPVPAGETLRRPRGRPAGSKNKPKPPIIVTRDSANALRAHAMEVSSGCDVSESLTNFARRKQRGICILSGSGCVTNVTLRQPASSGAIVTLHGRFEILSLLGSILPPPAPPGITGLTIYLAGAQGQVMGGGVVGALIASGPVVIMAASFMNATFDRLPQDEEEVAAALQNQHHQNGRHHHVDISDLYGLPQNLITNGNVPPEVYSWGSGRTMSKT encoded by the coding sequence ATGGCAGGAGGTGCAGATCTGGCGGCTCCTTCCGTTGTGTCGAAAACTGTAATTGATCGGAGACAAGATGCCGATAAAAGCAACAGTCACCACAGGCCTGGGATTGATGCAATGCCTATGGCACCCAAGTTGCCTAAGGAAGTGACACCGGTTCCTGCGGGGGAGACTCTTCGCCGGCCGCGTGGGAGGCCAGCAGGTTCGAAGAACAAGCCGAAGCCGCCCATCATAGTCACCCGCGACAGCGCTAATGCGCTTCGTGCTCATGCAATGGAGGTAAGTTCTGGCTGTGATGTGAGTGAGAGTTTAACCAACTTTGCAAGGAGGAAGCAGAGGGGCATTTGCATATTGAGTGGAAGTGGCTGTGTGACCAATGTCACACTGCGACAACCAGCTTCATCTGGCGCTATCGTGACCCTCCATGGCCGGTTTGAAATCCTCTCATTGCTCGGGTCAATCCTACCCCCGCCAGCCCCTCCAGGGATCACAGGTCTAACCATATATCTTGCAGGGGCTCAGGGGCAGGTTATGGGAGGGGGTGTGGTCGGTGCGCTCATTGCTTCGGGCCCTGTGGTGATCATGGCTGCTTCGTTCATGAACGCCACTTTTGATCGCCTGCCACAGGATGAAGAGGAAGTTGCTGCGGCTTTGCAAAATCAGCACCACCAAAACGGCCGCCACCACCACGTGGACATCTCGGATTTATATGGACTTCCTCAGAACCTGATCACTAATGGTAATGTCCCTCCTGAGGTGTACTCCTGGGGATCCGGCCGAACTATGTCAAAAACTTGA
- the LOC103443186 gene encoding pentatricopeptide repeat-containing protein At2g42920, chloroplastic, with protein sequence MTPCCCSFTTSASISKFISENPHLSMLENQCTSMKDLQKIHAHLLKTGLTKDTVVASRLLAFSASRAGDINYAYMVFRRIKKPNPFIWNTIIRGFSESQNPKTAVSLFIEMLVASEIEPQRLTYPSVFKAYSQVGLAKDGAQLHGRVIKLGLESDEFTRNAIIHMYANCGFLSDARKLFDEDLECDNVAWNSMIMGLFKCGEVSESKRLFDKMPSRDSVSWNSMTSGFVRNGKYAEALEFFGEMQKERIRPSEFTMVSLLNASAQLGAIGQGEWIHEYIKKNGIEMNGIVVTAITNMYCKCGSIEKALRVFEAAPNKGLSCWNTMIMGLAVNGCEEEAIELFSRLETSNFIPDGVSFLGVLTACNHSGKVEKARDYLSKMTRSYKIEPSIKHYSCMVNVLGRAGLLEEAEELIDNMPVKADAIIWGSLLSSCRKHSNIEMAKRAAKRVIELDPNDSCGYVLMSNVYAASSRFQEAMKERLSMKEQKIEKEPGCSLIEVDGEVHEFIAGGRLHHKAPEIYSLLDELGFMIPEMG encoded by the coding sequence ATGACACCATGCTGTTGCTCTTTCACTACTTCTGCCTCCATATCCAAATTCATCTCAGAAAATCCACACCTCTCCATGCTAGAAAACCAATGCACCTCCATGAAAGACCTCCAAAAAATCCACGCCCACCTCCTCAAAACTGGCCTAACCAAGGACACGGTCGTCGCCAGCCGGCTTCTGGCCTTCTCTGCCTCCCGAGCCGGAGACATCAACTATGCCTACATGGTTTTCAGACGCATAAAAAAGCCAAACCCCTTCATTTGGAACACCATCATTAGAGGCTTCTCCGAAAGCCAAAACCCGAAAACCGCAGTCTCTCTTTTCATTGAAATGCTGGTAGCTTCAGAAATTGAGCCACAGAGATTGACTTACCCTTCAGTTTTCAAGGCTTATTCTCAAGTTGGCCTTGCCAAAGACGGAGCCCAGCTTCATGGAAGAGTTATAAAGTTGGGTCTCGAAAGTGATGAATTCACGCGAAACGCGATTATACACATGTATGCAAATTGTGGGTTTCTGAGTGACGCAAGAAAACTGTTTGATGAGGACTTGGAATGTGACAATGTTGCATGGAATTCTATGATCATGGGCCTTTTCAAATGTGGTGAAGTGAGTGAATCCAAGAGGCTGTTTGATAAGATGCCTTCGAGGGATTCAGTTTCTTGGAATTCGATGACTAGCGGATTTGTTAGGAATGGGAAGTATGCAGAGGCATTGGAGTTTTTTGGTGAAATGCAGAAGGAGAGGATTAGGCCTAGTGAGTTTACAATGGTGagcttgttgaatgcttctgctcagttgggagcaattggaCAAGGGGAGTGGATTCATGAATACATAAAGAAAAATGGGATTGAAATGAATGGAATTGTTGTCACGGCGATTACAAACATGTACTGCAAATGCGGAAGCATCGAAAAGGCTCTTCGTGTTTTTGAGGCTGCCCCGAATAAAGGGTTGTCCTGTTGGAACACCATGATCATGGGCCTGGCCGTTAACGGTTGCGAGGAGGAAGCAATTGAGCTGTTCTCGAGGCTTGAAACTTCAAATTTTATACCGGATGGTGTCAGTTTTCTTGGGGTCCTAACAGCGTGTAATCATTCGGGGAAGGTGGAGAAAGCAAGGGATTATCTCTCGAAAATGACACGAAGTTATAAGATTGAACCTTCGATAAAGCACTATAGTTGCATGGTTAATGTGTTAGGCAGGGCAGGACTTCTTGAAGAAGCAGAAGAGCTTATAGATAACATGCCGGTAAAAGCAGATGCCATTATTTGGGGGTCATTGCTCTCATCTTGTAGGAAGCACAGTAACATTGAGATGGCAAAACGAGCAGCAAAGCGTGTAATCGAATTGGACCCAAATGACAGCTGCGGTTATGTTCTTATGTCAAATGTCTATGCTGCCTCTAGTCGGTTTCAGGAAGCGATGAAGGAGAGGCTATCGATGAAGGAacagaagatagagaaagaacCGGGGTGTAGTTTGATCGAAGTGGACGGAGAGGTTCATGAGTTTATAGCCGGTGGAAGGCTACATCACAAAGCCCCAGAGATCTATTCTCTGTTGGATGAGTTGGGGTTTATGATTCCCGAAATGGGGTAG
- the LOC103443187 gene encoding PLASMODESMATA CALLOSE-BINDING PROTEIN 2-like produces the protein MGGRFIYPITLISCLLLLLGIFFCSGLSVTIKEKNIGHIKEKDQENKGLKFPETLISTTQRDITTPITTVPTITTTNPTSSTPIVNPNSNPADSTVPVTSSPSMTPFPTTTTTPSSPASTGSSWCVASQGASQMALQVALDYACGHGGTDCSEIQPGRSCYNPNSVRDHASYAFNNYYQKKPVPNSCNFGGTAMITSTDPSTGSCQYPSTSTSSSVLNTTNTSGSTVFGAVPSGPTTSAATVDANTPSLQNILYIMACLMVFLRPIFKLR, from the exons ATGGGTGGAAGGTTTATTTATCCTATaactctaatctcctgcttgttACTCCTATTGGGTATTTTCTTCTGTTCAG GTTTGAGTGTGACAATAAAGGAAAAGAACATTGGACACATCAAAGAAAAAGACCAAGAAAATAAAGGGCTGAAATTCCctgaaaccctaatttccaCCACCCAAAGGGACATCACTACTCCAATAACAACAGTTCCTACAATAACTACCACAAATCCCACTTCATCAACACCAATTGTGAACCCTAATTCAAATCCAGCTGATTCAACTGTCCCTGTCACATCCTCCCCTAGCATGACCCCATttcctacaacaacaacaacaccaTCATCACCTGCATCCACTGGTTCAAGTTGGTGTGTTGCTAGCCAAGGTGCATCACAAATGGCATTGCAAGTTGCTTTGGACTATGCTTGTGGCCATGGTGGCACTGATTGCTCAGAAATTCAGCCGGGACGAAGCTGTTACAACCCAAATAGTGTCCGGGATCATGCTTCTTACGCATTCAATAACTATTATCAGAAGAAACCAGTTCCAAATAGCTGCAACTTTGGTGGAACTGCTATGATCACTAGCACTGACCCAA GTACAGGGTCTTGTCAATATCCGTCTACTAG CACAAGTTCATCAGTCTTGAACACAACAAATACTAGTGGCTCAACTGTGTTTGGTGCGGTCCCGTCAGGCCCTACCACCTCAGCAGCAACAGTAGATGCAAACACACCCAGCCTGCAAAATATTTTGTACATTATGGCATGTTTGATGGTGTTTTTACGGCCTATTTTTAAGTTGAGATGA